From a single Rutidosis leptorrhynchoides isolate AG116_Rl617_1_P2 chromosome 5, CSIRO_AGI_Rlap_v1, whole genome shotgun sequence genomic region:
- the LOC139847138 gene encoding CBBY-like protein isoform X2 produces MASIIIPSSSSSVFCSHNLTNSNKQSSSSSITHQLKPSSVIGKQISFRSSNSKFSNPLIQSCSIKCSAVDSSSVFPSALLFDCDGVLVDTEKDGHRVSFNDTFAEKELGVTWDADLYGELLKIGGGKERMTAYFNQTAWPEKAPKGEQERKDFIASLHKRKTELFMVLIEKRLLPLRPGVAKLIDQAFAKGVKVAVCSTSNEKAVSAIVSFLLGPERAAKIQIFAGDVVPRKKPDPAIYNLAATTLGVEPSRCVVVEDSGIGLAAAKAAGMTCIVTKITQQMRTLQMQMRYSIA; encoded by the exons ATGGCATCAATCATCATTCCTTCATCATCTTCCTCTGTTTTTTGCTCCCATAATTTAACCAACAGCAAcaagcaatcatcatcatcatcaatcactcATCAACTTAAACCTTCTTCAGTAATTGGCAAACAAATTTCATTTCGATCTTCAAACTCCAAATTTTCGAACCCATTGATTCAAAGTTGTAGTATCAAATGTTCTGCAGTTGACTCATCCTCTGTTTTTCCTTCTGCTCTGCTGTTTGATTGTGATGGAGTTCTTGTTGATACTGAGAAAGATGGCCACCGAGTTTCGTTTAATGATACATTTGCTGAA AAAGAGTTGGGTGTAACATGGGATGCAGACTTGTATGGTGAATTGCTTAAAATTGGAGGTGGAAAAGAAAG aatgacagcTTACTTCAACCAAACGGCTTGGCCAGAAAAAGCGCCAAAAGGTGAACAAGAAAGGAAGGACTTTATTGCTTCACTTCACAAGCGAAAAACCGAGCTTTTTATGGTCCTCATTGAGAAGAGGTTGTTGCCACTTCGTCCCGGAGTTGCAAA GTTGATTGATCAGGCTTTTGCTAAAGGTGTGAAAGTTGCCGTGTGCAGCACTTCTAACGAAAAGGCA GTGTCTGCTATAGTCTCATTTCTTTTGGGACCTGAGAGAGCTGCGAAGATCCAAATTTTTGCAGGAGACGTGGTTCCTCGTAAAAAGCCTGATCCG GCAATCTACAACTTAGCAGCCACCACTTTGGGTGTTGAACCATCAAG ATGTGTTGTCGTAGAAGACAGTGGCATAGGCCTTGCTGCAGCAAAGGCAGCTGGAATGACTTGTATAGTCACAAAGA
- the LOC139847139 gene encoding phosphopantothenoylcysteine decarboxylase-like, translated as MSTSVESLREPVQVNNGGRKPRILLAATGSVAAIKFGNLCSCFADWADVRAVATQAALHFIDRTSFTKDLILYTDEDEWSTWSKIGDTVLHIELRRWADIMVIAPLSANTLGKIAGGLCDNLLTSIIRAWDYEKPIFVAPAMNTFMWTNPFTERHLMLIDELGITLIPPVSKRLACGDSGTGAMAEPSLIFSTVRLFLESQPISGTT; from the exons ATGTCAACCTCTGTAGAATCATTAAGGGAACCAGTGCAAGTGAATAATGGTGGTAGAAAGCCTCGAATTCTTCTGGCGGCAACTGGAAGTGTAGCCGCCATAAAATTTGGGAACCTATGCAGCTGTTTTGCAGATTGGGCTGATGTAAGAGCTGTTGCAACACAAGCAGCTTTACATTTCATCGATAGAACATCATTTACCAAGGATTTGATTCTTTATACAGATGAAGATGAATGGTCAACTTGGTCAAAGATAGGAGATACTGTGCTTCACATAGAGCTTCGTCGATGGGCGGATATAATGGTAATTGCACCGTTATCTGCAAATACGCTTGGAAAG ATTGCTGGTGGACTGTGTGACAACTTGCTGACGAGTATAATTCGAGCGTGGGATTATGAAAAACCAATATTTGTGGCTCCAGCTATGAACACCTTCATGTGGACAAATCCTTTTACAGAACGACATCTTATGTTAATCGATGAATTGGGAATTACTCTTATACCCCCTGTGTCAAAAAGACTTGCTTGTGGGGACTCTGGAACAGGTGCAATGGCTGAACCTTCTCTCATATTTTCAACTGTAAGGCTCTTTTTGGAATCACAACCAATATCAGGCACCACTTGA